The Aythya fuligula isolate bAytFul2 chromosome 5, bAytFul2.pri, whole genome shotgun sequence sequence CACGCTGCCTCCGTGGAGGTATCGGGTCCCCTCCTCCCGGCTGGGACACGTCCCTGGGGTCCTGCCGGGCCCGTACCTTGAGGGCAGACGTGTTGAGGCCGGGGAAGAGCGGCACCTTGACGCCTTTTCCCGACGGGGACGCTCGCACCCGCCGGCTCTTGggctcctctgctgcctcctcgTCGGAGGACGCGGCCGCGCGGGCTGGACGGGGCTCTGTGGGGACAGCACGGCCGTGAGGCACCTCTGCCAAAGCCACAGCACCCCGCTGTCCCTGCCCCGCCGTCCCCAGCCGCAGGGATCTGACCTGTGGAGTCCTGGAAGATCCAGCTGTCCCCCTCGGAGGTGGCCCCGGGGCGGAGGGCGGGCGCCCGGTGCCTCCGCTTGCGGCCCAGGCTGGCTTTGCTGCGGTACACCGTGCTGTCCAGGACCTCCGTGTCCTGCACAACCCACGGGGGGAAGGtcagcacccagcacagggGGTCCCAGGGCCCCAACAGCCCCCCCAGTCCATCCCACGGGGCTTTATGGCCcccccagggcagcagtgaCCCTACAGCGCAGGGCAGCCCGGTGCCTGCAGCGCATTGGGATCGGGGCTGCCACGAGGGGGGGGTCAGCAGCTTCCCCCCACCCACTCACCTCCAAAAAGGTGAATTCCTGCCCGGAGAGCTCTGCGGGTCCCTCGGGCTGAGCGGGTTTTTCCTCGCTGCTCTGCAGTCTCTTCCCATCCGGGTGCTCCCAGGGGGTCTCCTCCTGGCTCCCCGCTTCTGGGGGGGTCCCACCGCCAGCCTCTggcagcaggggggctgcagccacgtCTCCATcttctgtggggctgggctcaGCCTCATCCTCGTCCTCATCCTCATCCCGGGGGGGCTctgaggctgggggctgggagcTCGGCCCCGTGGGCTCAGCATCGGCACCCAAGGGTGGGCTGGGGTCCAAGAGGTGGGCGTCCATGGGGGTCCTGCTGGGGGAGACGAGAGGAGAGCCTGCAGTTCCCCCAGCTGCAAGGAGGAAGGCAAGGAGGGTCCCCGACTCGCAGGGGACTCAGGTCACCGCTCCCCACCGGGTTTTATGGGGGCAGGGGTGCAGAGAAAGGGGTCAGACCCCCCCTGCGCTCTCACAGTCCCAGGCAAAGGTGAccgaggggcaggaggaggaggatgggggcTGCTCACAGCCCTCCTGCCTGGCAAAACagcccagggatgtggtggagAGGGGCAGAGGAGACAGTGATCCCCAGAGGATCCTCCCGATCCTCGCCTTCAGCCTGGCCGAGATGAGGCTGCGAGGTTCCCTCAGCTTGGCCATACGAGGGCACGGAGCTAAACTCTGCCAGATCCTCCAGATCCCCCCCCGCCAGCTCCCTCCTTACCCTGGTGCCGAAGCCCCGTGGTCTCCTGGGCTCGGCTCCCCGGCACCGAAGTCCCGGCTGCGTGCGGCGCAGCGGGCGTCGAAGGCGCTGGCCCACTCCTGGCGCCTGGCCTCAGCCTCGCTCAGCTCCGTGCTCCATCCGCCTGCCTCCtggggctgcctccagcctgcttcctcctcctcctcctcatcctcctggggctgtgcggagctgcccggggctgccccgtcCTCATCCCAGGCCATCTGTCCCGGTCCACCATCACCGGTACCAGCGGTAGGAGCCGAGGGGAGGTCGCCGTGCCAGCCtcccgggggctccccgcgcTCCTGCAGGTCCCCAGGGCTCATTTCGGCGCTCCAGGACATGGGGCCTCCTTCTGGCGCTGTAGTGCTGGCGGGGTCGGGCCCCTGCTCCATCCCAATGGCACCGAACTGGTTACGGTGCTCAGCTGCCCCGCGGCACAGCTCCTCCATCCAGCCCACGGCGCCGCTCTCCTGCTGCtcgctgctgccccagcccggCTCCGGGGCCGGGTGCCCGGGGGCAGAGGAGCCGGGCAGCTCTTCTGTTCTGACCCCAAAGGCACTGCCCGCTTCTGTCTGGGCTGTGCCGCGTtctccagcccagctcagccGGCTGGGGCCGAATTCTTCCTTCCTGGTGGCCATGGAGCCGAACTCGCTGGCCCACACTGGCCTGCCGGGGCCGAACTCCCTGTCCTGGCTCTCCATGGCCCTGCTGCTGTACTCATCGTCCCAGGCCGGCCTGCTGGGGCTGAACTCCCTCTCCTGGGTCTCCTCCTCTGCGGCGCCGTAGCCGCTGCCTTCAGCCGGCCTGCTGGGGCTGAACTCCCTGTCCTGGCTCTCCATGGCCCTGCTGCTGTACTCGCTGTCCCAGGCGGGCCTGCTGGGGCTGAACTCCCTGTCCTGGCTCTCCATGGCCCTCGTGCTGTAGTCGCTGCCTTCAGCCGGCCTGCTGGGGCTGAACTCCCTGTCCTGGCTCTCCATGTCTTGGGTGCTGTATTCGCCAGACCAGGCGGGCCTGCTGGGGCTGAACTCCCTGTCCTGGCTCTCCATGGCACTGCTGCTGTATTTGCTGTCCCAGGCCGACCTGCTGGGGCAAAactccttctccaggctgccGGCGTCCCCGGTGCTGGAtctgccagcccagcccagcgTCAAGTCCTCGTCCTTGCTCTCAGCGTCCCTGCTGCTGTATTTGCTGGCCCAGTCTGCGCCCAGCTCCCTGTCCTTCATCTCGGCGTCGCCGGTGCCGTACTCGCCGGCCCACACGGGTGCGAGCTCCCCGGCCGGGCTCTCCAGGTCCCCAGAGCCGTACCTGCCAGCCCAGCTGGGCTGCCTGGAGCTCAGCTCTTTGTCCTCCTGCTGGCCCACGCCGTAGCTCCTGCTCCACTCGGTCTTCCCAGAGCTCGCCTCCTCTCTGCCGCCAGCGCCGTCCAAGCCGTAGCCGGCGCCCCAGCTGGCTTTGCCAAAATCTTGGTCCTGCAGGCAGCTTTCCCCCAGGCCGTGGGGTTTGGGCCAGgtgccacagcccagccccgcgtcccccagcagctctgtccctttgtaactgctgctccagtccctcTCGGCGGCGCCGAAGGCCCTGTCCTGCCGCTCCACGTCCCCCACGCTGTGCCCGGTGTCCCAGCTGGATTTGGTCCCCACCTCGCCGGGCCAGTCCCTGTCCCTGGCCACAGCCTCGTGGCTCCAGTCAAAAGCAGCAGCCCGCTGGGACCTCCCGATGCCGAATTCGCTGCACAGGTCCTTCCGCGACCAGCCCAGCAGGTCCTGGGGGAAAGGGAgccagaaaagcagagagagcgTCAGAGAAACACCGCGGGGGGCGAGCGGCCACCCTCAGCCCCCCTCCCGGAGCGAGCCCAGCGCCCACCACCCACAGCCGCTGCACCCACCCAGGGCTCCTCTGAGCCCTGTGTGCTCCGAGCCCTCCCCAGCTCGTCCCGCAGCCGCAGGTTGGCCAGCAGCCTGCGCAGCACGGCCGCGGTGCCCGGCTCGGCCATGGCTCTCCGTGCCGGCGCACGCGGCGGGGCTCCCGGCGCCCGGCCCCACCCCGGCTCTCCCTGCTCAGCCTCCACCCAACCCGTTGGACGGCTCCGacgcagggaaaaaaaaaaaaaaagaagaagaaaaaaaaaaaagcagaagcacgCAGCCGGGTTTTAACCCTTGCTGCCTCGCCTCCTTCCCTTGAGTCCTCACCTCCGAGCCGTCGGCCTGTGCTGAGCCGCGTCCCGCTGCCTGAGCCCCCGGCGATGCCAGCAGCTCGGTCAGCCAGCCCGGGTCGGGGTGGGTGTCGGGAGCCCTGGAGGAGCCTtcctcccggcccggcccgccgGGGCCCTGCAGGTTGGAGGCAGAGCCGCCCGCTGACCCCGGCTCCCAGCAGGATTCGGCCTCCGGAGAGGCTGCATCCGCCCGGGTGGCCTCCACAGAGGGCTGGGGCTCAGCGGGGTCCTGCTCGGGCTCTGTGACgtgcagcacagtgctgttccactctgcctcctcctcctcctcctcctcctcttcctctgccgAGCCTTCAGCCTCCAGCTTGGCTACGGGCCCCCCCGGGCACGGATccccctcctccagccagcCGCCAGCCCCGTGGGATCCACCGTCCCCTCGGGAGCCCGCAGCCTCCCCGTCCGACCCGTTGTCCTCTTCGGAGAGCCCCGAGTCGGCCGCCTCCCGgatgggggagctggggggggacggcagccccctgcccccccgGGAGGGGAACGTCCACTCGAAGGAGTGCGAGAGGCTCCAGCTGGACTCGCTGCCCAGCGAGCGCTGTGCCGCCGGCTCcccgggctggggcagggcgCTCAGCGaggcccccagctcccccatgCCCTGCCCTTCGCTGGGGGGGGGCCGCAGGACCCCCTCGGAGCAACGTCGGAGCCCCGAGTCCCtgctggggggagggaggctgaAATCGGGACCCTCGGGGGACCGCAGGGATGTAGGGGAGTCATCGGGTCCCTCCGGGGAGCCCGGGGGACGAGAGGCTCTGGAAGGGGGCTctggggaggggctggggggggacgGGGGCTCGGCGGCAGCCtcgggggagccgggggggtaGGTGGCTcgggggggcagctggggggtgCCCGGTGTtggggggctggaggtggcGGGGGACCCTTCACTGGGGGTGTGCGGGGAGCCGGGGGAGCGGGAGGCAGCGGGCTGGGCTTCGGCCGGGGCGCCCGGAGCCTGGATGGAGGCAGCGGGGAGatcctgggctgggggctgagcggGGGAACTGGGGGAGCCGGGGGCCAGGGTGGGGGAGccggggggcagcagctccgGGGGGGCTTCGGGAGAGCCGGGGGCCAAGGCGGAGGGCTCGGCGGGCTGGAAAGGGGCGCCCGGGGCTGGAGGCGGGCAGGAGGGGGGTCTCGGGGAGCCGGGGGGTCCGGGGGTGCCCAGCTGGAGAGAGGAGAGCTGCGGAAAGAacggggtggggggcacggggagggggcacAGTCACTCAGGAGGAACCCCCCGGGCATCTCGCCCCGTTCCCAAAACCCCGTCCCCTCCAAATCCCGGGGCAGGAGGCGCCCACGCTTCCTGCCAGCTCCGGGGCCGCTTCCTGCCTGACTCAGCCTCGGCTGCTCCCCGtgggccccggccccgctccgtgccccgtgggcagggccaggcagcacccagagcccccccagagcccctttccctgccccagccccccgcCAGAGGCGTGCAGAGAGACACGGAGAGGAAGACCCGAAGCGAGAGGAAACAGAaacgcccccagccccaacccgCACCCCCCGGGGCACGCCAGCAGCGCCCTGGCACCGagggcccggccctgcccgcggCCGGCGGggttccttctcctcccccccggccccggcacGCCGCTCGGTGTCCCCGCCACCACCCAAAATCCTGGCTGGTGACTCACGGCTGCTCCTCGTCCCCACCTCGGCACCGCGGCGGGGCTGGCACCTGCCGAGCCCGCCCCAGGAGCCTGGCACCCCGAGCacaggggggagcaggggggaaCCCGCCTTCCCCCGAGGGatgcggggagggagggagggagggggctgagcaccagaaaggaggaaggagagacaCGCACCCCGCAGAGAGGGAGCCCCGGAGGAGACAGGAGAGCCCCAAAGGAGAGAGCCCAGGAGCGGAGCAGCCGCGGCACAGGAGGGGGCGGCGAGAACTCACGTCAGGGGGGGACGGCGGCCTCCAGAGTCGGCGGGGGTCCCCGGCACAGCTCAGGCCGGCTGGGGA is a genomic window containing:
- the TNKS1BP1 gene encoding LOW QUALITY PROTEIN: 182 kDa tankyrase-1-binding protein (The sequence of the model RefSeq protein was modified relative to this genomic sequence to represent the inferred CDS: deleted 1 base in 1 codon); translated protein: MASQPQPLHPPLPCASGGAGLAAGSPEKGTARPKPPIRPKPRVLPKPSVPAKPHPPPAPRHPRPELPSAEKMNRLAGPQPYGGGSSGGALRRPSFTLKSPETPNGKGLPSPPPSAPEDPGASPASEAPAAPPTPSRKGPAPFKVTPVPVAAKPERFPGTTVEEILAKMDSKEGPGSPERARLSPFCPDAASPSRFGSKPFAAVFRRRPGGEAEGAPPGEALQPPQHAGGEPGTGGERSSVAEMSGSSPAGLSCAGDPRRLWRPPSPPDLSSLQLGTPGPPGSPRPPSCPPPAPGAPFQPAEPSALAPGSPEAPPELLPPGSPTLAPGSPSSPAQPPAQDLPAASIQAPGAPAEAQPAASRSPGSPHTPSEGSPATSSPPTPGTPQLPPRATYPPGSPEAAAEPPSPPSPSPEPPSRASRPPGSPEGPDDSPTSLRSPEGPDFSLPPPSRDSGLRRCSEGVLRPPPSEGQGMGELGASLSALPQPGEPAAQRSLGSESSWSLSHSFEWTFPSRGGRGLPSPPSSPIREAADSGLSEEDNGSDGEAAGSRGDGGSHGAGGWLEEGDPCPGGPVAKLEAEGSAEEEEEEEEEEAEWNSTVLHVTEPEQDPAEPQPSVEATRADAASPEAESCWEPGSAGGSASNLQGPGGPGREEGSSRAPDTHPDPGWLTELLASPGAQAAGRGSAQADGSEDLLGWSRKDLCSEFGIGRSQRAAAFDWSHEAVARDRDWPGEVGTKSSWDTGHSVGDVERQDRAFGAAERDWSSSYKGTELLGDAGLGCGTWPKPHGLGESCLQDQDFGKASWGAGYGLDGAGGREEASSGKTEWSRSYGVGQQEDKELSSRQPSWAGRYGSGDLESPAGELAPVWAGEYGTGDAEMKDRELGADWASKYSSRDAESKDEDLTLGWAGRSSTGDAGSLEKEFCPSRSAWDSKYSSSAMESQDREFSPSRPAWSGEYSTQDMESQDREFSPSRPAEGSDYSTRAMESQDREFSPSRPAWDSEYSSRAMESQDREFSPSRPAEGSGYGAAEEETQEREFSPSRPAWDDEYSSRAMESQDREFGPGRPVWASEFGSMATRKEEFGPSRLSWAGERGTAQTEAGSAFGVRTEELPGSSAPGHPAPEPGWGSSEQQESGAVGWMEELCRGAAEHRNQFGAIGMEQGPDPASTTAPEGGPMSWSAEMSPGDLQERGEPPGGWHGDLPSAPTAGTGDGGPGQMAWDEDGAAPGSSAQPQEDEEEEEEAGWRQPQEAGGWSTELSEAEARRQEWASAFDARCAARSRDFGAGEPSPGDHGASAPGRTPMDAHLLDPSPPLGADAEPTGPSSQPPASEPPRDEDEDEDEAEPSPTEDGDVAAAPLLPEAGGGTPPEAGSQEETPWEHPDGKRLQSSEEKPAQPEGPAELSGQEFTFLEDTEVLDSTVYRSKASLGRKRRHRAPALRPGATSEGDSWIFQDSTEPRPARAAASSDEEAAEEPKSRRVRASPSGKGVKVPLFPGLNTSALKAKLRGRNRSAEEGALPADSKAAPPKDPHVQRSKSCKIPGLGGKPLVLPPKPDKSSGSDGSPPHWLQALKLKKKKS